In Bartonella bovis 91-4, the following proteins share a genomic window:
- a CDS encoding methyltransferase domain-containing protein has translation MSHPFIFDHIRIEQFRKRAFKKAKERCDFLLSYVAEDLYKRLRTVDRQFTLALELHSHTGLAVQALKKTGKISSIERVETDTLYQQSHEQKFHLRHREFLDFPPHYCDLIVSLLSLQLTNDTPGVLKQIKNILKPDGLFLAVMAGAGTLKELRESLLQAELEIYGGASPRIYPFADIRDAGAILQRVGFAIPVVDIENITIRYNTMFDLMHDLKAMGMQNALINRSQRPVSKRFFLRAAEIYAQQFSDPDGRIRAHFSFIWLSGWAPDQNQQRPLRPGSAQISLVDVLEK, from the coding sequence ATGTCTCATCCTTTTATTTTTGACCATATCCGCATTGAACAATTTCGTAAACGCGCTTTTAAAAAAGCAAAAGAGAGATGTGATTTTTTATTGTCCTATGTTGCTGAGGATCTCTATAAACGTCTAAGAACTGTTGACCGTCAATTCACATTAGCTCTAGAGTTACATAGCCATACGGGCCTTGCTGTACAAGCTTTAAAAAAAACTGGTAAAATTAGTTCTATAGAACGTGTTGAAACTGATACTCTTTACCAACAAAGTCATGAACAAAAATTTCATTTGCGTCATAGAGAATTTCTCGATTTTCCACCACACTATTGCGATCTTATTGTTTCGCTCCTCTCACTACAATTGACTAATGATACCCCTGGTGTTTTGAAACAAATAAAAAACATTCTTAAACCAGATGGCTTATTCCTTGCTGTTATGGCCGGAGCTGGAACATTAAAAGAATTGCGAGAAAGTTTGCTTCAAGCTGAACTCGAAATTTATGGGGGGGCTAGCCCAAGAATTTATCCTTTTGCTGATATTCGTGATGCAGGAGCTATTTTACAACGTGTTGGTTTTGCTATACCCGTAGTGGATATCGAAAATATCACCATACGCTATAATACAATGTTTGATCTCATGCATGACCTTAAAGCTATGGGGATGCAAAATGCATTAATTAACCGCTCACAACGCCCTGTATCTAAGCGTTTTTTTCTTCGCGCTGCTGAAATCTACGCACAACAATTTAGTGATCCTGACGGTCGCATTCGCGCACATTTTTCTTTTATATGGTTATCCGGCTGGGCCCCTGATCAAAATCAACAAAGGCCCTTACGCCCCGGCTCTGCCCAAATATCTCTTGTTGATGTCTTAGAAAAATAA
- a CDS encoding ComF family protein, with amino-acid sequence MLGKFIEYLITILYPPTCPGCKKIVSAYSTVCSDCWKDFQFITKPYCPIMGIPFAHDMGEGFLSGEAIQASPPFSRVRSAVVHKGLARLLTIQLKYGDRLELACFMSNWMLLAGRELLDDCDVIIPIPLHFRRFFWRRYNQSAELARYIAAARKKPFKPGWLVRCRHTRPQVGLSAKERKLNVQSAFKIPYKIKKHLKGRSILLIDDVLTTGVTVAAAAAILKHAGAQQVDVLTFSRVLKDVSVLSHS; translated from the coding sequence ATGTTGGGTAAATTCATTGAGTACTTAATAACAATTTTATACCCACCGACTTGTCCTGGATGTAAGAAAATTGTTTCTGCTTATAGTACGGTTTGTTCTGATTGTTGGAAAGATTTTCAATTTATTACAAAACCTTATTGTCCTATTATGGGGATTCCTTTTGCCCATGATATGGGAGAAGGTTTTCTTAGTGGTGAAGCAATTCAAGCTTCTCCTCCTTTTTCACGTGTTCGCTCGGCAGTTGTTCATAAGGGATTAGCGCGACTTTTGACAATCCAATTGAAATATGGCGATCGCCTAGAATTAGCATGTTTTATGTCTAATTGGATGCTACTTGCAGGACGTGAGCTTCTTGATGATTGCGATGTTATTATTCCTATTCCATTGCATTTTCGTCGTTTTTTCTGGCGACGTTATAATCAATCTGCTGAGCTTGCCCGTTATATTGCAGCAGCACGGAAAAAACCTTTCAAGCCTGGCTGGCTTGTTCGTTGTCGGCATACCCGTCCACAGGTTGGTTTATCTGCTAAGGAACGAAAACTCAATGTGCAAAGTGCTTTTAAGATACCATATAAAATTAAAAAGCATTTAAAAGGACGTTCCATTTTGCTGATTGATGATGTTTTGACAACAGGTGTAACTGTAGCAGCTGCTGCTGCAATATTAAAACATGCAGGCGCACAACAAGTTGATGTATTGACATTTTCGCGTGTATTGAAAGACGTTTCTGTTTTGTCTCACTCTTGA